A portion of the Pseudoalteromonas luteoviolacea genome contains these proteins:
- a CDS encoding choice-of-anchor I family protein has product MKQFILPVLISTLLAGCTFDGEDGTNGIDGKDGSNGQIGEVGSPGEKGDKGETGTNGLDGTPGIDSFQQLTPSLVGRAVLNAQSPEGAAEIVAYHAQKQRIFALNSSSSPATIEIVNISEIDPHTLTHNAEGVVTNTNLQSNASINLSEFESGDANSLAIYNNLLAVAIAKETGQSGNIVFFDISADPKFIKAVTVGDLPDMVTFSPDGKKVVVANEGEPNGDYSIDPEGSIAIIDINDNQVADTATILNFNQFDGQSAALKAQGVVFANPTGRTIKGNSINTTVSMDLEPEYVTISKDSRYAYVSLQENNAIAIVDLLDNSLSIHGLGFKDWGNWTLDASDKDDAINFASYPGLYGMYQPDTISAYQWQGANFIISANEGDGREYFFDSPDEATCLADGGLSFDSDDGCLAYTDEIRAEDLTLSNNFDYLNNDDQDIGRLKVSTVLGDSDNDNQYEELYTYGARSFSIWDHHGHKVYDSGDEIGKITSAIHGSAFNNDEDENKGDTRSDAKGAEPEALAIGQINDRTYAFIGLERMGGILVYDVTNPFNVTMNTYMINRGLEAGEQISGDLAPEGMVFIDQAQSPTGEALLVVGNEISGSVSIWSLSSK; this is encoded by the coding sequence ATGAAACAATTCATACTTCCTGTACTGATTTCCACTTTACTAGCTGGGTGTACTTTTGATGGTGAAGATGGCACTAATGGAATCGACGGCAAGGATGGAAGTAATGGCCAAATCGGAGAAGTTGGCAGCCCTGGAGAAAAAGGGGACAAAGGAGAAACTGGAACGAATGGCTTAGATGGCACGCCTGGCATAGACTCTTTCCAACAACTCACGCCCTCTCTTGTTGGTAGAGCTGTACTCAATGCACAAAGCCCAGAGGGGGCTGCAGAAATTGTCGCCTACCACGCACAAAAACAACGTATCTTTGCGCTAAACAGCTCCTCATCTCCGGCAACTATAGAAATCGTCAATATTTCAGAAATAGATCCACACACATTGACTCACAATGCAGAGGGAGTTGTAACAAATACCAACCTACAAAGTAATGCAAGTATTAATCTGAGCGAATTTGAAAGTGGTGATGCAAACAGCCTCGCTATTTATAATAATTTACTTGCGGTCGCAATCGCCAAAGAAACAGGCCAATCAGGTAATATCGTTTTTTTTGATATTTCTGCTGATCCTAAATTTATTAAAGCAGTGACTGTTGGCGACTTACCAGATATGGTCACATTTAGTCCTGATGGTAAAAAAGTCGTGGTTGCAAACGAAGGTGAGCCTAACGGCGATTATAGTATCGATCCTGAAGGCAGTATTGCCATAATAGATATCAACGATAACCAAGTGGCTGACACCGCGACCATCCTGAATTTTAATCAGTTTGACGGGCAATCAGCGGCACTGAAAGCACAAGGAGTCGTGTTCGCAAATCCAACAGGGCGCACAATCAAAGGAAACAGCATTAACACCACTGTCTCTATGGATCTTGAGCCTGAATACGTCACAATTAGCAAAGATAGTCGCTATGCCTACGTTTCGTTGCAAGAAAATAATGCCATTGCAATAGTTGACCTCTTAGATAATAGCTTATCTATACATGGTCTTGGCTTCAAAGACTGGGGAAACTGGACACTGGATGCATCTGATAAAGATGACGCCATCAATTTTGCCTCCTACCCCGGATTATATGGTATGTATCAACCAGACACAATTTCGGCTTATCAGTGGCAAGGGGCAAATTTCATCATTTCGGCCAACGAAGGAGATGGGCGTGAATACTTTTTTGATTCACCTGACGAGGCTACCTGTTTAGCTGACGGCGGGCTATCATTTGATAGCGATGACGGCTGTCTTGCATACACCGATGAAATAAGAGCAGAAGATTTAACACTCAGTAATAACTTCGACTATTTAAACAATGACGACCAAGACATAGGCAGATTAAAAGTGAGCACCGTATTAGGTGATTCAGACAATGATAACCAATATGAAGAGCTCTATACCTACGGAGCACGCTCATTCTCAATCTGGGATCATCATGGTCATAAAGTATATGACTCTGGTGACGAGATTGGGAAAATCACATCAGCCATTCATGGCTCAGCATTTAACAATGATGAAGACGAGAATAAAGGCGATACACGTTCAGATGCCAAAGGCGCTGAGCCGGAAGCACTGGCAATTGGTCAAATCAATGACCGTACCTATGCATTCATTGGGTTAGAAAGAATGGGAGGCATACTGGTCTATGATGTCACTAACCCGTTCAACGTTACCATGAATACATACATGATAAATAGGGGTTTAGAAGCCGGCGAGCAGATCAGCGGCGACCTTGCTCCAGAAGGTATGGTGTTTATTGATCAAGCGCAAAGTCCGACAGGAGAAGCTTTGTTAGTTGTAGGTAATGAAATTTCTGGCAGCGTGTCAATTTGGTCTTTATCCAGTAAATAA
- a CDS encoding MmcQ/YjbR family DNA-binding protein, which translates to MDQKSVHNFLQAKPGTFITKPFAQEVDVYKVQHKMFATLYEGKEGQTNENGEPVWWLNLKCDPDEALLLRDKYSSIVPGYHMNKRLWNTIVLDGSIPEDELKKLIDDSYNIVVDNLPTAQREELNRITTGGN; encoded by the coding sequence ATGGATCAGAAGAGTGTACATAATTTTTTACAGGCGAAGCCTGGGACCTTTATTACCAAGCCATTTGCACAAGAAGTAGATGTGTATAAAGTGCAGCATAAAATGTTTGCAACGCTGTACGAAGGTAAAGAAGGCCAAACAAATGAAAATGGTGAACCAGTGTGGTGGCTTAACCTTAAGTGCGATCCAGATGAAGCATTGTTACTTCGTGACAAGTATTCGTCAATTGTACCTGGGTACCATATGAATAAACGCCTTTGGAACACCATCGTACTTGATGGCAGTATTCCTGAAGACGAATTAAAAAAGTTAATCGATGACTCATACAATATTGTTGTAGACAACCTGCCTACAGCACAGCGTGAAGAGTTAAACCGTATCACTACCGGTGGTAATTAA
- a CDS encoding putative bifunctional diguanylate cyclase/phosphodiesterase gives MLLLNRRATQKLDHLRMSEKWLKSTVEGSGDTLWDWNIQSGDIIRINDKYALNEEKSSHFIPNARRIHPQDIPLVEKQLKLHFAEKTAFFEASYRLRDNLNQYHWVLDKGKVISKDDNLNPLRMTGTVRDINHLKSTEERLNLFAKCVESLTDAIAIYDHNFKLVDLNPSYIRVFGGKRAQYVDSDFQLPGYDTRFIRQIKSALKETEHWQEELKIYDQKGNMLPIEVSIDEIKNSHGHVTNYVVVFSDLTERKKAESQLHNLSNRDRITGLPNRNLFFTNLKKLSQQGTHHALLVFDLDNFKKINDSLGHQLGDSLLSKLAMRLNKLCRQQDTFYRLGGDEFALVMSGTNDIHTITKVAKQFLAAIATPFKMANHELVITSSVGIVLFPEDGKTPEILLKNADTAMYHAKQKGNHYLFFNDSMNEQAVKRLQIENLMRFGLKEDHFVVYYQPKMDIRTGKLVGMEALVRFITPKKGIISPGVFIPIAEETGQIIEIGEVVLDKACKDVKRWVDKGLFNGRVAVNLSAKQFSLPDLTARIDIILQKNQLPSYFLELEITEGTVMDDPQEAISIMRSLNSRGIHLAMDDFGTGYSSLAYLKQFPLNTLKVDKAFIDDMGSERGRNMVDSIVTIAHNLDLHVVAEGVEEEEQLALLKQLECQTIQGYYYSKPLSSDEFERFLQSELENKPSLQLVN, from the coding sequence ATGCTGTTACTTAACCGTAGAGCCACTCAAAAACTCGACCACCTCAGAATGTCAGAAAAGTGGTTAAAAAGCACCGTAGAAGGAAGCGGTGATACACTCTGGGACTGGAATATTCAATCCGGTGACATAATTCGTATTAATGATAAATATGCGTTGAATGAAGAAAAGAGTAGTCACTTTATACCTAATGCAAGGCGTATACACCCGCAAGATATTCCCCTAGTCGAAAAACAATTAAAATTACATTTTGCTGAAAAAACTGCATTCTTTGAAGCATCCTACCGCTTAAGAGATAATTTAAACCAATATCATTGGGTGCTAGATAAAGGCAAAGTCATCAGTAAAGATGACAATCTCAACCCGCTCAGAATGACAGGTACTGTGCGAGATATAAACCACCTCAAAAGTACAGAAGAGCGGCTAAACTTATTTGCAAAATGTGTGGAGTCTTTGACTGATGCTATCGCAATCTATGACCATAATTTTAAATTGGTTGATTTAAACCCAAGCTATATTCGAGTCTTTGGTGGAAAACGAGCACAGTATGTCGACTCAGATTTTCAGCTTCCTGGATATGACACCCGATTCATAAGACAGATTAAATCAGCGTTAAAGGAAACGGAACACTGGCAAGAAGAGCTAAAGATCTATGACCAAAAAGGTAACATGTTGCCCATAGAAGTGAGTATTGATGAAATTAAAAATAGTCATGGCCATGTCACAAACTATGTCGTGGTATTTTCTGATTTAACAGAACGAAAAAAAGCAGAATCACAGCTTCATAACCTGTCAAATCGAGACCGTATTACAGGGTTACCAAATAGAAACCTATTCTTTACTAATTTAAAAAAGTTATCGCAGCAAGGTACACATCACGCCCTACTTGTTTTCGATTTGGATAACTTCAAAAAAATCAATGATTCACTAGGCCACCAGCTGGGAGATAGCCTGCTTTCAAAGCTTGCTATGCGGCTAAACAAGCTATGCCGACAACAGGATACCTTCTACCGTCTCGGAGGAGATGAGTTCGCTTTGGTAATGTCTGGCACTAATGACATACATACCATTACTAAAGTAGCAAAACAGTTTTTAGCCGCGATCGCTACGCCATTTAAAATGGCGAATCATGAGCTTGTGATCACCTCTTCTGTGGGCATAGTCTTATTCCCTGAAGATGGAAAAACACCCGAGATACTATTGAAAAATGCCGATACTGCAATGTATCACGCAAAACAAAAAGGCAACCACTACTTATTCTTTAATGATTCAATGAATGAGCAAGCTGTGAAACGCTTACAAATCGAGAACCTGATGCGATTTGGCTTAAAAGAAGACCACTTTGTTGTTTATTATCAACCCAAAATGGATATTAGAACCGGTAAACTCGTTGGCATGGAAGCATTAGTACGCTTTATTACACCGAAAAAAGGCATCATTAGTCCAGGCGTATTCATCCCCATAGCCGAAGAAACTGGCCAGATTATCGAGATTGGCGAAGTGGTCCTCGATAAAGCCTGTAAAGATGTCAAACGCTGGGTGGATAAGGGACTCTTCAATGGTAGAGTCGCTGTCAATCTGTCTGCCAAGCAGTTTAGTTTGCCAGATCTCACCGCTCGAATAGATATTATCTTGCAAAAAAATCAACTTCCCTCTTATTTTCTTGAGCTTGAGATAACCGAAGGGACTGTAATGGATGACCCACAAGAAGCAATTTCAATTATGCGCTCGTTAAACTCACGTGGCATTCACCTAGCCATGGATGATTTTGGTACAGGTTACTCTTCGTTAGCCTATTTAAAACAGTTTCCATTAAACACATTAAAAGTCGACAAAGCTTTCATCGATGACATGGGCAGTGAAAGAGGACGTAATATGGTCGACTCCATTGTAACCATTGCCCACAACTTAGACCTGCATGTCGTGGCTGAAGGCGTAGAAGAAGAAGAGCAGCTGGCACTTTTAAAACAACTAGAGTGTCAAACAATTCAAGGGTATTATTATTCTAAACCTCTTTCCAGCGATGAATTTGAACGCTTCTTACAATCTGAATTAGAAAATAAACCAAGCCTACAATTAGTTAATTGA